In Campylobacter massiliensis, the DNA window AATTTGCAGGACGCGTCTCGCCTGGCCACCATTTGCCGCCGTATTCGTCGGTGCCGTTTAGCCGCACAAGCTCGCCCGCGTAGTCTCCTTTGGCACCAAAGCGTACGTTGCAAACTTCAAATTCGCCCAAGTCAAATTTGCAAACCAGACGCAAAAACGCAAGCGGAAATTTGACGCCGAGAGTTTCTTGCGCTTTTTCTATCGCCTGCATAGACGCGCTAGAGTCGCATTGCGGCGACAGTCTCATGCCCGTTATGCCCTCTTGCTCCAGAGGTAGGTAGATCTCGTCTAGCTTGCGAGCGATTTGGTCTAACTCTAAAAACACGTCTTTTTCCGCATCTAGTTTATCTGAGATTTTTTGTTTCTGTTTTTATGATTTCGCCGTTTTCGCCGTAAAATTTCGTAGTCGCCGCGCCCGCTTTTGCGTCGGTTACGACCTCTTTTACGAGCTCGCCTTTTTCGTTAAATTCCTTTTGTATTTTAACCGCTTCGTTTAGCGGCTTACCGAGCGATAAGCGCTGGTCTATCACGCTTTTTAGCTTGCCGCTCGGGTAGAAAAACTCAAAAAGCAGCGGGTCGCCGCCTAGCTGGTATATGCGGCTATTTAGGCGTCCGCTGTCGTCGTATTTTTCAAAAGTCGTTTCTTTTTTGCCCGTTCGAACGCTAATGAATTCCTTATACGACGGTTTGCCGTCTTTACGGTATTCGGCTATGTTATTTTCGGTAAAAAAGCCTAAATTTGCGTCGAAGCGTTTTGTTTTTCGGTACAGTTTTAGCACCTCGCCCGCGTCAAAATCCTCCAGCAGCTCTTTTTCTAGCCCGCTCCACAGGCACCTTTCGGCCGTGAACGCAGGCGCGTTTCGGTGCTCTTTTGAGTACACTTCAAGTAGCACCCAGCGCTCGTTTTTGCGGACGACGAGCGAGATTTTTAGCTTCGTAGAGGGATCATCGGGGATCTTGCGCTTGTACTTCTCGTCCGCCTCGTCGATGACGTAGCGATTTAGCTGCGCGCCGCTCGCGTCTAGCCGGGTGATGTAGAGTCTGTTACGTATTTGCCGCCTGCTTGCAGTGAGGTCGCGCAGGTCAAAACGATAAAAAGCTTTAATAAATTTTTCATCTATCTCCTTAGGTTTTGCGCTTGCGTTGCGGCGGCGATTTTTGACTGTAACCTTGCGTAAATTTAAAGGATCGCGCCGCGCCTAAAATTCGCAAATTTGATCCTTGCTTTATTATGCGTATATTTTGCAAACAAGCGCCCGCTCGTCAAATTTGCCCGCTTGTCGGTTCGGTCAAATTTGACTTATCGCTTTTGGCCGTTTTGCCGCGATTTTTACCTTGCCTGCGCCGCTTGAGCGCGCTAGCCTTTTACTTCAAAATCGCAAAGCCGATACCGACTTTGTCGGTGTGGCGGTTGTAGTCGATGAGGCTCTCGCCGTATCCCGTGAAGTACTTCACGTAGCCGTAAACGCCGCTCTTGCCAAACGGAAACAGCCAGCCAAGCTCGCCCGCGCCGCGGTTGGTTTTATCAAAATGCAGGTTGTTTCGCACCATCGCCGTAAAGACGTGACCGCGGTAAGGCAGGGCGAAATTTATATCCATGTTGCTGAGGTATTTTTCGATGTCGGGATTGTCGTCGCTGCCTTTGCTCTCTGGTATGCGCGCCCACGCTCGCGGGATCACGACTAGGCTACCTGCGTAAAGTTTAGCCTCGAGATATACGCGGTTCCATGAGCGCGACTTCTCGCCGCCTTGGCCGTTACTCTCGTGCAAAAGTCCCGCGCGTAGGTAATCAAGGCTCGGTAGCGCCTCAAATCTCATCGGAACGGTCACGAAAATCTCGGGGCGGTAGTTGGTTTCACGAAACGGCGTAGAGCTCTTGGCCGTCTGCCACCACGAGCTTTGCGAGTAGCCTGCAGAGATCGTTTCGTTCATGTCAAACACGTCGTAAAATAGCGGCTTTTGCAGGCTGATCTGAAAAGCGGTCTCAAATCTACGCCTACCCTCGACGTCGTTAAATGCGTAGGTTGCGGGCAAGAGGTAGTTTAAATGGTGCATTTTTAAGCCCAAAATTTCATCCACGTCGTATGCCTCGCCGCTCTCAAATTTCGCTTTCGGGCGCTCTTTGGAGGCGATCTTTTGCTCCTCTACGGGCGCGTCCGCTACGCTATCTGAGGGCGCAATCACGGAGCGCTCCATGGCAGCCGTTTCGCCGTCCTCGTCCGTAAATATCGCCTTTTTGGCCGCCAGCTTATAAAGCTGAAGGGCTCTTGTTTTGTCGCCTTCGTATTCGAGCTTTGCGGCGGCTTCGTAGAGGCGTTTGGCTTCGTCTTTGGCTGTCGGTTCGGCCGAATTTTCGGCTGGATTTTCTGGCTGCGGGGCTAAATTTTGCTTCGCCGTTTCCGCATGAGCGGCTAGGGCTAAATTTAACAAAATCGCCGATAAAACGATAATTTTTTTCATATTTTTCCTTCTTTTAAGGCTTGTTCGTAATCTGCTTGATAGTTGATGTTAAAAAACTCGTCTTCGCGCGCGAATTTTACGATCTTGCAGCGGCAGCGGCTACGTAAAAGCCCGATCTTGTGCTCGCCCGCGGCAAAAAGCTCGCCCGCGTCGTCCGCTAAATCCCCGCTAAAAAATCCGCAAAGCGAGTGCGTATGCGACTCGTCCGCGGCGATGACCATATCGTATTCGCCGGCAAATTTATATAGCTCGCGCACGCACTCTTCGCTAACAAAAGGCATATCGGCCGGGACGATAAAGACGCTTTCGTTTGGGAAATTTTTAAGGATACTGTAAAGAGCTAGCATCGGAGAAAAGGCGTCCGGACTCAAATTTGCCGTATCTTGCACGCAAATTTGAGCTGAGTTTGGCGTGGTGTCGTTTTTATCGCTTACCGCGTTCAAATTTGACTGAGAGATCTCGTCTGCGCCGGCGTCTTTGATGAGCGGCAGGGGTGGGTTAAATTTTTCAAATTTAGAGCTAACGAATACGCGCTCGAAAATCCGCCCGAATTTATGCGCTCCGTAGTGCGTGAGCGTCGCAAATCCGCCAAAAGGCAGCAGCGTTTTGTCGCGGCCCATTCGCGAGCTTTTGCCGCCGGCCAAGATGACGCATGTTTTCATTTTTTTCCTTAAGCAAAATTATAAGGCTAACTTTAGCTAAAAACGGCTTTGATTTACCAAAATGCGCCCGCCGCACCCCAAAAAATAGTATAATACGGACTTTAAAGGAGAGAAAATGAGCGAGAAAAATTTACAAATTTTAGGCTGGATAGGCACGTGCCTGTCGGTTATCATGTATATTTCTTATATCCCGCAGATAATGGGCAACCTTGACGGCAACAAGACGCCTTTTATCCAGCCTCTAGCCGCAGCGATAAACTGCACGATCTGGACTAGCTACGGTCTGCTAAAAGCCAAGAGAGACTATCCGCTAGCTGCTGCGAATTTGCCGGGGATAATTTTTGGCCTTTTGGCAACGATAACGGCGTTTTAAGGGGCAATAGCGAGTCTTACTAATTGGGCACTAAAAGCAGAATGTTTATAACTCTTTTGCTATTGCGGTTAATTTTTCTTTAATTTTATTGCCTTTTAAACCCAATAAAGAGATTATTTTTGTTAGTTCCTCTATTATCTCTTTCATGTTTTTATCATCATTGTCTGAGGTTCTAAGTCTTGTTGTGGTAAGTGGAATAAATTCCTGATATGTGATCATAAAATCTTTGTAGTCTTCTTGTAGCTCTGGCGCATAGAAACTAATTAGTAGGTGTAATTTGCTAGTATCTATTTTCGGACTTTCTATGCTTAAATTTGGGTTTATCAATAAAGATGCCTTGTAATGTAATCCTCCTAAAATATCACCAATTATAATAAACGCTTCCTCTAGCTTTTGTCGCCTGAGTTTATTTTTGTCTTTTTTATTAGTGATCCAGACATGCACACATTGTGCACCGATTGTCAAAAGTGCACCAAGGATAATCTTTATTGCATCTGCCCATAAATTGTCCACAGGATACTCCATATAAATGTTTATAAATCGCGCGGGTCGGCAATTTTGCCTGCGACGGCACTAGCTGCGGCTACGGCAGAATTCGCCAGATACACCTCGCTCGTGCGATCGCCCATACGGCCGACGAAGTTTCTGTTCGTCGTGCTCACGCAGCGCTCGCCCACGCCCAAAATCCCCATATATCCGCCCAGGCACGCGCCGCAGGTTGGATTTGAGACGACCGCGCCAGCCTCGGCAAATATGTCCATCAGCCCCTCTTTTTGCGCTTGCAGGGCGATCTTTTGCGTCGCAGGCGTGATGATGAGGCGGGTTTTGCGAGCTACCTTGCGGCCTTTTAGGATTTCAGCCGCGATGCGTAGATCGCTTAGCCTGCCGTTCGTGCAGCTACCGATAAAGGCCTGATCGATAGCGATATCGTCTCTGACGGCCTCGCGCACGCTCTTGCCGTTGCTAGGTAGAAACGGATATGCGATCACGGGATCGAGCTTGCTAACGTCGATCTCTAAAATTTGCTCGTAGTTTGCGCCCTCGTCGGAGTAGTGCAGCTTCGGCTCGGCGCGTAAGGTTTTGCCTTTCAAAAACTCTTTCGTGGTTTCATCGACCGCGATGATACCGCTTTTTCCGCCGGCCTCGATCGCCATGTTACACATGCTAAAACGCCCGTCCATATCGAGGTTCTCTATCGTCTCGCCCGTAAACTCCAGCGCCTTATACAGCGCGCCGTCTACGCCGATGCGGCGGATGATCTCTAGGATGAGGTCCTTGCCGTAGACGTGGCGGTCTAGCTTGCCGCGAAAGATCACTTTGATAGTGGGCGGCACCTTAAACCAGTTTTTGCCCGTTATCATCGCGTAGGCTAGGTCGGTGCTACCCATGCCCGTGGCAAAGGCTCCCAGCGCGCCGTGGGTACAGGTGTGGCTATCGGCGCCGATGATGACGTCGCCAGGCACTACGAGTCCTTTTTCGGGCAAAAGCGCGTGCTCGATGCCCATGTCCTTTTCATCGAAATAGTTTTTCAAATCGTGCTTATACGCAAAATCGCGGCTGATTTTGGCTTGGTTGGCGCTTAGGATGTCTTTTGCCGGGATGTAGTGGTCCATCACGACGCTAAAGCCGTCCGGATTAGCTAGCCTTGTCGCGCCGCTTCGCTCAAACTGCTTGATGGAGATAGGAGTCGTGATGTCGTTGCCGATGACCATGTCGATGTCGCTTTCGATGATCTCGCCCGCGAAAACCTCGCGCCCTACGTGCTCGCTGAAAATCTTTTCGGTGATGGTTTGCTTTGAGTTTTGCATAAATTTTCCTTTTTTGCGGATGCCGCGCGTTTTAAAATTTAGCGATTCTAGCGAAAAATGGATAAAAAGAGATTGAGATTAAAATTTGAGCGTTGCAAATGCGAACTCGGTTCGGCTAAATAGCGCAGTGCGCCGCGGATTTAAAACCGAATTCGGCGTTTTTGGGATGCGGATTTTGGCGAGTCAAATTTGAAGCGGAAATTTGCAAATTTGATTAAATTTGACTTCAAATTCGAGCGCAAAACGATAAGGCGAAGTATTTTTTTTTGCTAGACAAGGCGGAATTTAAATTTTAAGCGTAGGCTAGACCTCTGCTTGCAGTTGCGAGCAAAGCGAAGCAAAGATAGTCTGCCGAGCTTAAAATTTAAATTTCAACGCCATATAGCGAGAAAAGACAAGCCGCTTAAATTTTAAAATTTAACGCTAACAGTCAGCATAAACTGCCTCGCATACCCCGGCTGTATCGGTATGATATTGGCCTGCGTGCCGGTCGATGAGGACGTATAGTAGAGCTTATCGGTCAAGTTTTTGACGTTAAACGAGAAATTCGTCTCGTAGCCCGCGATCTTGGTATCGTAGCTGATAAATGCGTCGTAAACGACCGCATCGTCCATCTTAAAGCCCGTTCCCGCAGGCACGGCCGGTAAATTCGTCCTCATGTAGTAGGTGTACCATGAGCCAAAGTACCTCGCTCCGCCGCCGATCCTTAGGCCTTTTGCGCCTAGATGACTAAAGTCGTAGTTAGCAAAGAGGCTGGCTTGGTGCTTAGGCGTGGCTTCTAGCGGTTTGCCCACTAGCACGGCAAACGCGCCGCTATCCTTACGCACCTCGGTTTTAGTGTATGCGTAGCTAGCGCCCACGCTTAGCCCTTGCGTCACGCGGCCGTTAAAGTCAAACTCAAATCCTCTCGAGCGCGCCTCGCCCACGGGCGTACTTACGCTATTTACGGTGCGCATGATGTTTTTCTTATCGATGTTAAAGACCGCCGCGCTAGCCGTTATGCTATCGTTTTGAAATTTAGTTCCTAGCTCTATGCTTTTGCCTTCTTCGGGCTTTATGTCGCCGATGTCGTCGCCGCTGATCGCCATTTGCGGGCTAAAGCTTTGCGCGTAGTTGGTGTAAACGGACCACTCCGGCGTTAGCAGGTATAAAAGCCCCGTCTGCCACGTAAATTTGCCGTCTTGCTGATCGGTGGTGTTTGGTCCGCTGGTCGTGCCGCGAGCGACTTGGTTGTAGTATTCGTATCTAACGCCCAAAGAGTAGATCAAATTTTCGGTCAAATTTATACTATCTTGCGCGTAAAATCCGATCGTTCTTAGCTTTTGATACTGGATACCGGAGGCTCGGTCGGACGGATAGGCGACCGTGCCGTAGACTGGACTGTAGATATTTATCGGGAAGTTTCTGTGCGTCGTGCCGGAGCTATAGCTGTTTAGCGCGCCGGGTCTATAGCGGTAGTACTCCTTTGCGTCGATACCAAATAGCAAGTTATGCTCTATCTCGCCCGTTTGCACGTAACCGTTTAAATTTAACGACCCCGCGTGCGTGCGGTGGATAAATCCGTCATACGCCTCGTTTCGTCTAGCCGCAACGCCCGTGTTTAAATTTACGTTCATTAGCCTGATGTGGCCGTATTCGTGCTTTGAGCGCGAATACGCGTAAGCGCCGCGCAGTAGCCAGTCCTCGCCGATATTTTTTTCAAAATTTACATCTACGGTGTCGAGTCTGGTTTTTAGTTTATTAAACGGCTCGTCAAGGCGCCTTTTCTTATCTATCGGAAGTAGCTTGCCCGTGCTTGGAATGAGATACATACCGCGGTCGATCGGATCGGTCGATCGCGTGTGCGTATAGGCTAAATTTATGCGGTAATCATCGCCTTTATACGAGAGCGAAGGCGCAAAGAGGACGTTTTTATATTCGCCAAACTCTCTCCAGTAGTCTTTTTGCATCATATCAAATATAAATCTATACGCAAAGCCGCTATCAGCGATCGGTCCCGTGCTGTCAAAGCCCGCGTTCCAGTAGTTGCGGTTGCCGATACCGGCCCAAATTTCGTTTGAGAAGTCGTATTTTGGCTTTTTAGTGACCATATTTATGATGCCGCCGGGCTCTTGCGCGCCGTAGAGCAAGCTAGCCGGGCCTTTTAGCACCTCGACGCTTTCTACGGTTTTGTTAAAGCTATGCATGACGCTAGACGGTACGCCGTTTCGCATGATCGAGCCGTCGCGTCCGCCGCCAAAGCCTCGCTTAATGATCGAGTCAAAGATACCGCCCGTGGTGTTTCCGTAGCTAACTCCGCTCACGTTTTGAAGGCTCTCGGCTAGAGTCTCGGGTTTTTTATCCTTTAGTTGCTGCTGGGTTACGACGTTTACCGTCTGCGGGATCTCTAAAATAGGCGTATTTGTTTTGCCTACTTCGCTGGTTTTGGCGCGGTATCCGTCGTCCGCGCTCTCGCTAATCTCGACGCCTTGTAGCGCTACGTCGGCGGCGAAAATTTGAGTTAAAAGCAGCGACGAGGCCGCTAAACTTAGGCTAAATTTGTTCATTTATTTTTTCTCCGTTTTAAAATGTATTATCATTATATTATTCTTGCGCTTAAATTTCGGTCGCATTTTAGGCTATAATTTCGGCTATGAAATACGCAAATTTAAAACAAATACAATCTTTTCTAGGCAAATTTAAAAAAATAACCGCAATCAGACGCGCGGGCGATATGGCGATATTTATAGAATTTGACGGCGAGCTCGGACTATTTTTCGACCTTAGCAAATCTGACTCCGCGATCTACGCAAATCCTGATTTTCTAAATGTAAAAGAGTACAAAGCGCCCTTTGACGTCGCGCTTAAAAAGAGGTTTTGGGGGGCTAAAATTTTAAATTTAAGCGTGCCCGAGGGAAATAGAATTTTAAAGCTGGAGTGCGAATTCCAAGGCTCGTATAAGAGTTTAGCCTCGAGCCTGTTTTTGGAGTTTACGGGGCGATTTACCAACGCTATCATTACGGACGAAAAGGGCGTCATCGTCGAGGCTTTGCGCCATATAGATAATAATTTTCGCGTGATAAAACCGGGGCGCGAGCTGCTAGAGCTGCCGCCGGCAGTGATAAAAGAGCGCCAGACGCCGCCGATAACGGATTTTGAGCGGTATTTTAGCGAGGAATTTAAGCGCGTAAATAACGCAAAGCTAGAAAATCTGCGCGCTGTAAAATCGGCCGCGATAGAGCGAAAAATGCAAAATTTAAGTGAGATTTTAGCGGGGCTTGAAAACGAAAGCGACCTAAATGCGCAAAGCGAAATTTTAAGCAAAAACGCGGGGCTGATCTTATCAAATTTGCACGCGTTAAGAGACTACGAGCGCGAGGTAACGCTAAATGATTTCGAGCGAGGCGAGGTGAGGCTCGTGCTGGACGATAGCCCAAAAATCGCCGCAAACGCGATGTTTGCCAAAGCAAAAAGGCTAAAACAAAAGGCGGCGGGTCTAACGATAGAGCGGCAAAATTTGACCGAAAAGCTGGAGTTTTTATCAAATTTACAAACGCTCGTAAATGAAGCAAAAAGCGCCGAAGAGCTAGAGGTCCTAGCGCCTAAAAAGGCCCGCGCCGTAAAGCAAAAAGAGCAAAATCAAAACGTCGAGGATTTTTACGTCGAAGGCTATAAAATCAGCATCGGACGCAACGAAAAAGGCAACGTCTGGCTGCTAAAAAACTCGAAAAAAGACGACGTCTGGATGCATCTAAAAGACCTACCGTCCGCGCACGTCATCATCAAAACCGCAAAAAGCGCTCCCAGCGAGGAAATTTTGAGATTTGCGGCTAAAATTTGCGTAAATTTTAGCGTCAAAGGCGGCGGGACGTACGAGGTTGACTTTACCAAACGTAACAACGTCAAAATTACGAGTGGCGCAAATGTAAATTATATTAATTTTAAGACGATATTAGTAACAAAGCACGACTAAAAGGAGGCGAAAATGGCTGTAACACCCCTTGGCAATACGATTTTTATCAATCAAAACGTAAATATGGTCTCAAACAAGGTCGCCGACGTCCAAAATAGATTTGACCTGCAAAATCTCGCCGCCGCATCGCTAGCAAGCGACGAAAAACAAGAGGTCTCCGAAGTGCGCCCGACTGAGGAAACCTACAAAATCGATCCCGAAAACGAGCACGAAAAGCAAAAGGGCAGGCAGGAGCAGGGCGAGCTCGCCTCGGAGCAAAAGGGCGAAAACTCTGATGACGACAAAAACTCCGAGGAGCGCGTCGCGGCTAACGACTTTCCGCAGGCATCGCCCGTATTTCATCATCTTGATCTTAAAATTTAAGTTTGCGGGCTTAAATTTGACCGCTAGAGGCTAAGCGGTCAAATTTGGCTCTATTTAGATCAAATTTGAGCCTTTGTCCGCTAAATTTAAGCAGCTGTTTTTGGCAAAAGCAAAATCAAGCGCAGCTCGTCAAATGCGCGCCGAATTTGCTGCCTCGCTCGGCAAAATTTAACCCAAATCCGCCAAATTTATCGCCCCTTTTTAATCAGAACTAAAATTTAACGCAAAACCGTCAAATTTAACCGTCCGCCAAAAGCCCGCAAGCGTAAATTCGCCTCAAATTTCGGCGCTTTTAAGCGAAAATTTTATACAATCGTTACTCAAAAAAGGAAAAATCATGAAAACGCGTATAATCACCGGCGTCGCTCTATTTGCGGCGGTTTTTGTCATCTTTTTCGTCGATAGTTATCTGTTAAATTTCGCCATTTTAGGCTTCGTGCTTTACACGGCCTTTGGCGAAGCCGTGAGGCTCTACGGCCTACAAGGAAGCTCTCTTGCTCTCGTGGCGGTTATTTTTTACCTGCTCACGCCTTTTTCAAACCCCGTATTTATCGCTATTTTAGCGGTCTTGCTCGTGGTTAGTTTTCTCGCGCATTTTAAGAGCGAAAATCTAACGCCCGCGCTGCCGTTTTTGTATCCGATGACGCCGATTTTTCTCATCTGGATGCTTTATTCGCAGTACGGCGTAGGCTACTTGGCGTGGCTGATTTTAACGGTCGTGGCGTGCGATAGCGGGGCGTTTTTCGTCGGTAAATTTTGCGGCAAACACGCCTTTAGCGAGACTTCGCCGAACAAAACATGGGAGGGCGTCGCAGGCGGTATCGCCGTGGCTACGGTCTTTGGCGCGGGCTTTGGCTGGGTGCTGACCGATAGCTTTTGGCATAGCCTCATCACGGCGTTTTTGGTTGCGGTTTTTGGCGTTTGGGGCGATCTTTTCGAGAGCTACTTAAAGCGCCGCGCGGGCGTCAAGGATAGCGGCACGCTGCTACCGGGTCACGGCGGTATGCTTGACCGCGTCGACGGCTATCTTTTCGGCGTCGCGGCGATACTCTGGACGCTATCGTGGTAGTGCTGGGCTCGACGGGCTCGATCGGGACGAATACTTTAAATCTAGCCCGTAAATTCGGCCTTAGCGTCGAGGCGCTGAGCTGCGCGTCAAACTACGAGCTTTTAAACGAGCAAATCGCCGAATTTAAACCCAAATTCGTCTGTATCGCCGAGCCTAAATTTGCTAAATTCGTAAAACATAAACGCGTTTTTGCCGGCGCTCAGGGCATCTGCGATATGCTAAAAGAGTGCGAGAGCCAGCGCGTCGTAAACTCTCTAGTGGGTTTTGCGGGTCTTGCTCCTAGCTTAGCCGCACAAAAGCTGGGCAAAAAACTAGCGCTTGCCAATAAAGAAAGCCTCGTCGCGGGCGGCAAATTTTTAAACACGAGTGCGATAAATCCGATAGATAGCGAGCATTTCGGGCTTAAATTTTTGCTCGCGAACAAAACCCCGGTCGCTAGGCTCGTCATCACGGCCTCGGGCGGCGCCTTTTACAAAACCCCGCTAAAATCCCTAAAAGACGCCCGTGCCGCAGACGCGCTAAAGCACCCGAACTGGAGCATGGGCGCAAAGATCACGATCGACAGCGCGACGATGGCGAACAAGCTTTTTGAGGTGCTGGAGGCCTTTTGGCTCTACGGCGTGCGGGATATCGAGGCGCTCATCGAGCGCACGTCCACGGTGCACGCGCTGGTGGAGTTTGCCGACGGCTCGACTACGGCGCATCTATCCAAAACCGATATGATTTTAGCCATCGCGCATGCGATTTTGGGCGAGGACGGAGCGCTAAATTTGAGCGCCGCCGATGCGAAAAACGGGCAAATCGTGCCGAATTTAGACCTAAAAACATTGAAAAATATAAAATTCGGCGAGATAAATTTGAAAAAATATCCTATCTTTTCGCTAAAAGACCAAGCTTTGCAAAGCCCGGATCTTGGCGTTGCGATAAACGCCGCAAACGAAGTCGCCGTGTATAAGTTTTTGCGCCGCGAATGCGGATTTTTAGATATCTCGCGAACGGTTTTAGCCGCGGCAAAGAGGTTTGAAAACGAGAAGATAGAGAGCGAGAGTAAGATTTTTGAAGTGGATTTAGAAGTGAGAGCGTGGGCGGAAAAGTCGCTTAAATAGCGACTCGTCTTTTGGGCGTCTTTGAATGAGCTAGAAATTTTCTCCCTCGATGAACTATATATTCTATCTTCGGTCGAAAATTTTCTTCGCAACATTCAAATCCATCTCAAAACAAGCGTAGCGTTTTTGCGAAGTAAAATGTTTCTATAAAATCCTTCGCCTTGATTTTTTACGCTCAAATTTGAAGTCAAATTTGGTTAAATTTTTAAAATTTTACCCACCGAGATCCGCACCCTGAAAATATCAACTTTGAACTCAGAACCCCGCGACGCTTTGCGCGAGCAAAGCCATGTCGCCACCTCTAACGTGCAGTGGGGTTGGTGGGGGTTTGGGGGCGGAAGGGGCGACGCTTCGTAAGTAGAAACCCCTTCCACCACCCAAGAAAAAGAGAAAGGCGGATACAAAGGGGAGCTCTTTTGCTTCAGCTACGCTTCGCCTTGTGCTTAGCCGCACTTTGTTTGCTACTGTTAGGACGCACTCTCTTTGAGAGCTGCTGGCAGAGCGTAATTCAAGCCCCTTTCCCCTTAACAAGAAAGATTAAATTGCACAAAAACTCTAACTTATAACGCTAAATTTAACCAAGCTAAATTTGGCACCTTAAAGGTGCGGGTCTCGGCGAGTAAATTTAAAATTAGCTCGAAAAATTTGCTTAAAACGGCGCATTTTCGTCGCCGTAATCCTTGCCAATATGTTATAATTTTGCGAATTTTAAAATCGCTTTGTGTTTAAATTTGGCTGCAAAACAAGACAAATGCCGTAAATTTCAAGAGTCGCAAAATAAAAAGAGGAAAATATGGAAAAATACGAAGGCTACAATCTCAGGTTCAAAGACGCTCTGGTCGGCGTACAGTTTTTATTCGTCGCGTTTGGCGCGCTCGTGCTCGTGCCGATATTAACGGGACTTGATACGTCCGTGGCGCTGTTTACCGCGGGTATCGGCACGCTGCTGTTTCAGCTAATCACGCGCAAAAACGTCCCGCCGATCTTTCTCGCGTCTAGCTTTGCCTTTATCGCGCCGCTTAGCTTTGGTGTGAAGGAGTGGGGCATCGCCGCGACGATGGGCGGGGTGATCGCGGCGGGGCTTTTTTACGTGGTTTTGAGCCTGCTTATTAGGCTTAAAGGCGAGGGATTTTTGCATAAAATTTTACCGCCCGTGGTCGTCGGCCCCGTCATCATGACGATCGGCCTCATCCTCTCGCCCGCAGCCGTAAATATGGTCATGGGCAAGGGCAAAGAGGCGCTTTACACGCAGGGGCAGTCGCTTACCATCGCGCTTATCTCGCTCTCGGCCGTTATCGCCATTATGATGTTTGGCCGCGGCATGCTGCGCCTCGTGCCGATACTTTGCGGCATCGCAGCCGGATACTGCGCGTCGCTGTTTGTTGGGATAGTGGATTTTACGCCGATTCTAAATGCGCCTTGGTTTGCGCTGCCAAATTTCACCGCGCCGGTTTTTAAGCTCGAAGCCGTGATCTACATGGTGCCTATCGCTATCGCGCCCGCGATCGAGCACATCGGCGATATGCTCGCGATCAGCAACGTAACGAAGGAAAATTTTCTCAAAAACCCTGGGCTTAAAAGCACTCTTCTAGGTGACGGACTCGCGACGTCGCTAGCAGGCTGCTTCGGCGGACCGCCAAACACCACTTACTCAGAGGTCACGGGTGCGGTCAGCATCACGAAGGCTTACAATCCCGCCATTATGACCTTTGCCGCGCTTACGGCGATACTGCTAGCCTTCGTGGGCAAGCTCGGCGCCGCGCTCTCTACAATCCCCGCTCCCGTCATCGGCGGCATTATGCTGCTGCTTTTCGGTAT includes these proteins:
- a CDS encoding SMI1/KNR4 family protein, coding for MFLELDQIARKLDEIYLPLEQEGITGMRLSPQCDSSASMQAIEKAQETLGVKFPLAFLRLVCKFDLGEFEVCNVRFGAKGDYAGELVRLNGTDEYGGKWWPGETRPANLIVFAVGDPWIFLLDCADGSIYAWLLGDEELCGRRVASDFERFFRALASIDIARLSKKTVPCAEKIAKFVQADDDKALEFWRETAKI
- a CDS encoding phospholipase A, translating into MKKIIVLSAILLNLALAAHAETAKQNLAPQPENPAENSAEPTAKDEAKRLYEAAAKLEYEGDKTRALQLYKLAAKKAIFTDEDGETAAMERSVIAPSDSVADAPVEEQKIASKERPKAKFESGEAYDVDEILGLKMHHLNYLLPATYAFNDVEGRRRFETAFQISLQKPLFYDVFDMNETISAGYSQSSWWQTAKSSTPFRETNYRPEIFVTVPMRFEALPSLDYLRAGLLHESNGQGGEKSRSWNRVYLEAKLYAGSLVVIPRAWARIPESKGSDDNPDIEKYLSNMDINFALPYRGHVFTAMVRNNLHFDKTNRGAGELGWLFPFGKSGVYGYVKYFTGYGESLIDYNRHTDKVGIGFAILK
- the mobA gene encoding molybdenum cofactor guanylyltransferase, encoding MKTCVILAGGKSSRMGRDKTLLPFGGFATLTHYGAHKFGRIFERVFVSSKFEKFNPPLPLIKDAGADEISQSNLNAVSDKNDTTPNSAQICVQDTANLSPDAFSPMLALYSILKNFPNESVFIVPADMPFVSEECVRELYKFAGEYDMVIAADESHTHSLCGFFSGDLADDAGELFAAGEHKIGLLRSRCRCKIVKFAREDEFFNINYQADYEQALKEGKI
- a CDS encoding SemiSWEET family transporter, with the translated sequence MSEKNLQILGWIGTCLSVIMYISYIPQIMGNLDGNKTPFIQPLAAAINCTIWTSYGLLKAKRDYPLAAANLPGIIFGLLATITAF
- the leuC gene encoding 3-isopropylmalate dehydratase large subunit, which gives rise to MQNSKQTITEKIFSEHVGREVFAGEIIESDIDMVIGNDITTPISIKQFERSGATRLANPDGFSVVMDHYIPAKDILSANQAKISRDFAYKHDLKNYFDEKDMGIEHALLPEKGLVVPGDVIIGADSHTCTHGALGAFATGMGSTDLAYAMITGKNWFKVPPTIKVIFRGKLDRHVYGKDLILEIIRRIGVDGALYKALEFTGETIENLDMDGRFSMCNMAIEAGGKSGIIAVDETTKEFLKGKTLRAEPKLHYSDEGANYEQILEIDVSKLDPVIAYPFLPSNGKSVREAVRDDIAIDQAFIGSCTNGRLSDLRIAAEILKGRKVARKTRLIITPATQKIALQAQKEGLMDIFAEAGAVVSNPTCGACLGGYMGILGVGERCVSTTNRNFVGRMGDRTSEVYLANSAVAAASAVAGKIADPRDL
- a CDS encoding TonB-dependent siderophore receptor, encoding MNKFSLSLAASSLLLTQIFAADVALQGVEISESADDGYRAKTSEVGKTNTPILEIPQTVNVVTQQQLKDKKPETLAESLQNVSGVSYGNTTGGIFDSIIKRGFGGGRDGSIMRNGVPSSVMHSFNKTVESVEVLKGPASLLYGAQEPGGIINMVTKKPKYDFSNEIWAGIGNRNYWNAGFDSTGPIADSGFAYRFIFDMMQKDYWREFGEYKNVLFAPSLSYKGDDYRINLAYTHTRSTDPIDRGMYLIPSTGKLLPIDKKRRLDEPFNKLKTRLDTVDVNFEKNIGEDWLLRGAYAYSRSKHEYGHIRLMNVNLNTGVAARRNEAYDGFIHRTHAGSLNLNGYVQTGEIEHNLLFGIDAKEYYRYRPGALNSYSSGTTHRNFPINIYSPVYGTVAYPSDRASGIQYQKLRTIGFYAQDSINLTENLIYSLGVRYEYYNQVARGTTSGPNTTDQQDGKFTWQTGLLYLLTPEWSVYTNYAQSFSPQMAISGDDIGDIKPEEGKSIELGTKFQNDSITASAAVFNIDKKNIMRTVNSVSTPVGEARSRGFEFDFNGRVTQGLSVGASYAYTKTEVRKDSGAFAVLVGKPLEATPKHQASLFANYDFSHLGAKGLRIGGGARYFGSWYTYYMRTNLPAVPAGTGFKMDDAVVYDAFISYDTKIAGYETNFSFNVKNLTDKLYYTSSSTGTQANIIPIQPGYARQFMLTVSVKF